Proteins from a genomic interval of Gossypium hirsutum isolate 1008001.06 chromosome A09, Gossypium_hirsutum_v2.1, whole genome shotgun sequence:
- the LOC107930266 gene encoding LOW QUALITY PROTEIN: aluminum-activated malate transporter 9 (The sequence of the model RefSeq protein was modified relative to this genomic sequence to represent the inferred CDS: inserted 2 bases in 1 codon), whose protein sequence is MAAKLGSFRHSLLEKKGRTKGCPVLGLYEEEEEQGKICFSYRLVSDKVTGFSKKVQDVARKAWQMGISDPRKIVFSAKVGLALMLISLLIFLKEPIKELSEHSVWAILTVVVVFEFSIGATLSKGFNRGLGTLSAGGLALGMAELSQLAGEWEEVVIVLSIFVIGFFSTYAKLYPAMKPYEYGFRVFTLTYCFITVSGYRTGEFVHTAVTRFLLIALGASVSLVVNIGIYPIWAGEDLHNSVAKNFMSVANSLEGCVKGYLNCVEYKRVPSKILTYQASDDPVYSGYRSAVESSSQEEALLGFAIWEPPHGPYRSLGYPWKNYVKVSGALRHCAFMVMALHGCIFSEIQAPPXRQVFCQELQRVGTEGARVLRELGNKVKRMEKLGFTDILCEVSEAAEELQRKVDRKSYLLVNAESWEIGNRPQILLEPQDFLSSDGEEHKVLGYKSFSETVLDLRSVSMPNNWDYLNTNGDVNPIVSPGTPSEDLLQQQISWSARPTFNPDAKKLPEESKTYENASALSLATFTSLLIEFVVRLQNVVDAFEELSEKANFKEPDELPAAAAARESIGFWSKLFRSLKF, encoded by the exons ATGGCTGCCAAGCTGGGTTCGTTTAGGCACTCCCTGCTAGAGAAAAAGGGGAGAACAAAGGGGTGCCCAGTACTGGGATTGTACGAGGAAGAAGAAGAGCAGGGGAAAATATGCTTTTCTTACAGGTTGGTAAGCGACAAAGTGACCGGGTTCTCAAAAAAGGTTCAAGATGTTGCACGCAAGGCATGGCAAATGGGAATATCGGATCCCAGAAAGATTGTTTTCTCTGCCAAGGTGGGTCTTGCCTTGATGCTTATTTCTTTGCTTATCTTCTTGAAAGAACCCATCAAGGAGCTCAGTGAACACTCTGTTTGGGCTATTCTTACTGTTGTTGTCGTCTTTGAATTTAGTATAG GAGCAACTCTTAGCAAAGGATTTAACCGTGGGCTAGGGACATTATCAGCTGGAGGTCTTGCATTGGGTATGGCTGAATTGTCCCAATTGGCTGGAGAATGGGAAGAAGTTGTTATTGTTCTTAGCATCTTTGTAATAG GATTcttttcaacttatgcaaaacTTTACCCAGCAATGAAGCCTTACGAGTACGGTTTCCGCGTGTTCACGTTGACGTATTGTTTCATAACGGTATCCGGGTATAGGACAGGGGAATTCGTCCATACAGCAGTGACGCGATTTTTGCTAATAGCACTTGGTGCCAGTGTTAGTTTAGTTGTTAATATAGGCATTTACCCCATCTGGGCCGGTGAGGATCTGCACAACTCGGTGGCTAAAAATTTCATGAGTGTGGCGAATTCTTTAGAAG GATGTGTTAAAGGTTACCTTAACTGCGTTGAATATAAACGGGTCCCTTCAAAAATTCTAACTTATCAAGCTTCAGATGACCCGGTTTACAGTGGCTACAGATCAGCTGTGGAATCGTCGAGTCAGGAGGAAGCTCTG TTGGGCTTTGCCATCTGGGAACCACCGCACGGTCCATACAGGTCACTTGGTTACCCATGGAAGAATTATGTCAAAGTAAGTGGAGCATTGAGGCATTGTGCATTCATGGTCATGGCATTACATGGCTGTATATTTTCAGAAATACAG GCTCCACC GAGACAAGTGTTCTGTCAAGAACTTCAGAGGGTAGGCACTGAAGGTGCTAGAGTGTTGCGTGAGCTAGGGAACAAAGTAAAAAGGATGGAGAAATTAGGTTTTACTGACATTCTATGTGAAGTAAGTGAGGCTGCAGAAGAGTTGCAAAGGAAAGTTGACCGGAAATCATACCTCCTTGTCAATGCCGAAAGTTGGGAAATTGGGAACCGACCACAGATTCTATTAGAGCCCCAAGATTTTCTTAGCTCGGATGGTGAAGAACACAAAGTCCTGGGTTATAAGTCCTTTAGTGAAACAGTACTTGATCTCAGATCGGTTTCCATGCCAAATAATTGGGATTACCTCAATACCAATGGGGATGTCAACCCCATTGTCTCTCCCGGCACACCCTCTGAAGATTTACTTCAGCAGCAGATATCATGGTCAGCACGACCTACGTTTAACCCCGATGCGAAGAAACTTCCGGAAGAGTCAAAAACATATGAGAATGCAAGTGCATTGTCATTGGCAACATTTACTTCACTTTTGATTGAATTCGTTGTAAGGTTGCAAAATGTTGTTGATGCATTCGAAGAGCTGAGTGAGAAAGCAAACTTTAAGGAACCTGACGAGCTACCAGCAGCAGCTGCAGCAAGAGAGTCCATTGGCTTTTGGTCCAAATTGTTTAGAAGCCTGAAGTTTTAG